The following proteins come from a genomic window of Magnetococcales bacterium:
- a CDS encoding DNA-binding protein has translation MIFEFTVVFSIQDQKQDVDEISNRLFDAGLDDALVLTGIKGIVGLDLFRESISAEEAINSAINDFFKAFPDAELIEVRPDLVSIADIAKLVGQSRQNLRKLAGFPPPIITGAKPYWHLYQVIRWYETKKRKKPFAPNIVETAKSAWRLNHQLESRRLELSLQ, from the coding sequence ATGATCTTTGAATTTACCGTCGTCTTTTCAATCCAGGATCAAAAACAGGATGTTGACGAAATTTCCAACAGGCTTTTTGATGCCGGGCTGGATGATGCCCTGGTTTTGACCGGTATCAAGGGTATCGTTGGGCTGGATCTTTTCAGGGAGTCCATTTCCGCCGAGGAAGCGATCAACTCGGCCATCAACGATTTTTTTAAGGCGTTTCCGGATGCTGAATTGATTGAAGTCAGGCCGGATCTGGTATCCATCGCCGACATTGCCAAGCTCGTTGGCCAATCCAGGCAAAACCTCCGAAAACTGGCTGGATTCCCCCCACCCATCATCACCGGGGCAAAACCTTATTGGCATCTCTATCAGGTAATCAGATGGTACGAGACCAAAAAGAGGAAAAAACCCTTTGCCCCAAATATCGTCGAAACAGCCAAATCGGCTTGGCGGCTGAACCATCAGCTTGAGAGCAGGCGTTTGGAGCTTTCCCTTCAATAA
- a CDS encoding AAA family ATPase, which translates to MHRFIDFKGFADAQLDLSNPVTLLIGKNGSGKSNVIEGVELFANLAHGLPLHDITDLGRGGPQTFQIRGGLPGCPRLEKKAFELQYSSWTYFDGDAEGIIYSIKFQRNNNPKISEEILKIGSRTLFSAQSKKGQPDVLSVQYDNFARGGNKPSALLPADRAILSRYSELTAHLDQRSERHQDARRAVIDIQKYLRASFVFDPNPRAMREYERQGQKILARDGSNLSSVLYSLSQGNGNEKKTISRILDQIQQLPEEPFEEIRFVTTAQHDVLFGLGDKGEGPFMDARVLSDGTLRCLAVLTALETVKESSRIVVEEFDNGLHPSRVGVLTDAIWETCKRRNLNILVTTHNPATLDALNDEQLKGVVLCYHDQKQKASKLLPLHKLPLSDVWLEEGQLGNLVTQRLIEKYLDPDYEEKRQKIATEWLADLA; encoded by the coding sequence ATGCACCGTTTCATTGATTTCAAGGGATTTGCCGATGCCCAATTGGATCTATCCAATCCCGTCACCCTCCTGATCGGCAAAAATGGCTCCGGCAAGAGCAATGTGATCGAAGGGGTAGAACTATTCGCCAATTTGGCCCACGGGCTGCCCCTGCATGACATCACCGATCTTGGGCGGGGCGGACCTCAAACATTTCAAATCCGAGGAGGGTTGCCGGGATGTCCTCGCCTAGAAAAAAAAGCCTTTGAACTGCAGTATTCTAGCTGGACTTACTTTGACGGAGATGCAGAAGGAATCATTTACTCAATAAAATTTCAAAGAAATAACAATCCAAAAATTTCAGAAGAAATCCTAAAGATAGGAAGTCGGACCCTTTTTTCTGCTCAATCAAAAAAAGGACAGCCCGACGTCCTATCTGTCCAGTATGACAATTTTGCCCGTGGCGGCAACAAACCATCAGCTTTACTGCCGGCTGATCGCGCCATTTTATCCCGTTATTCTGAATTAACTGCACATCTTGACCAAAGAAGCGAAAGACATCAAGACGCACGGAGAGCTGTTATTGACATCCAGAAATATTTGCGTGCTTCCTTTGTCTTTGATCCAAACCCCCGAGCCATGCGTGAATATGAGCGTCAGGGCCAAAAAATACTGGCGAGGGACGGCTCCAACCTTTCCTCGGTGCTCTACAGCCTCTCCCAGGGTAACGGAAATGAAAAGAAAACAATTTCCCGTATCTTGGATCAAATCCAGCAGTTGCCAGAAGAACCCTTCGAAGAGATCCGCTTCGTCACCACAGCCCAACACGATGTCCTTTTTGGCTTGGGGGATAAAGGTGAAGGTCCGTTCATGGATGCCCGGGTTCTCTCCGATGGAACCTTGCGCTGCCTTGCTGTATTGACGGCTCTGGAGACAGTCAAGGAGAGCTCTCGGATCGTGGTAGAAGAGTTCGACAACGGGCTCCACCCTTCTCGGGTAGGCGTCCTCACCGATGCCATTTGGGAGACCTGCAAGCGGCGCAATCTCAACATTCTGGTCACCACCCACAACCCCGCCACCCTGGACGCCTTGAACGATGAACAGCTCAAGGGTGTAGTGCTCTGCTATCACGATCAAAAGCAAAAAGCCTCCAAGCTTCTTCCTCTCCATAAGCTACCCCTATCCGATGTCTGGCTGGAAGAGGGGCAGCTGGGTAATCTGGTCACCCAACGCCTCATCGAAAAATATCTGGATCCGGATTATGAGGAAAAGCGGCAAAAAATCGCCACAGAATGGCTCGCAGATCTGGCATGA
- a CDS encoding phosphoglycerate dehydrogenase, translating to MPKVLISDKMSPKAEEVFLARGVEVDYKPGLTPEELKGIIGAYDGIAIRSATKLTPEILEAGEKLKVVGRAGIGVDNVNIPTATKKGIIVMNAPFGNTITTAEHTISLALAAARHIPQATASTRANKWEKSRFMGRELYRKTLGIIGTGNIGALVVERFQALKMRVLAYDPFISKERAEDMGIELAPTLEEFWPRVDVLTIHTPLTPNTRHVVNASAFEQMKEGVIVINCARGGVVDEKALYDALKSGKVFAAGLDVYEKEPAKDNPLFEFDNVVFTPHLGASTKEAQVNVAVQIAEQISDYLLKGSVQNALNIPSVSEEELPAMRPYLNLGDKLGTTLGQLTESGVKRVVVSYEGEVTQLNRKPITNTILNSLLAPMLETGVNMVNAPVIAEERGIEVVETTKSRSKRGFTAQINVTITTEKRERCISGAVFHDGEPRVVAMNEVPIEATPEGNLLFIANQDTPGLIGKVGTILGENDINIANFHLGRQKAGGRAIAFINIDQDVPEKVMTALKQLDNVLEVKLVRY from the coding sequence ATGCCAAAAGTGCTGATTTCCGACAAGATGTCTCCCAAGGCCGAAGAGGTTTTTTTGGCCCGGGGAGTGGAAGTGGACTACAAGCCCGGGCTTACCCCTGAAGAGCTCAAAGGGATTATCGGCGCTTACGACGGCATCGCCATTCGTTCCGCCACCAAGCTGACCCCGGAAATTTTGGAGGCGGGTGAAAAGTTGAAAGTGGTGGGCCGGGCCGGTATCGGGGTGGATAACGTGAACATCCCCACCGCCACCAAGAAGGGGATTATCGTCATGAACGCCCCCTTCGGCAACACCATCACCACCGCCGAACACACCATCTCTCTCGCCCTGGCCGCCGCCCGCCACATCCCCCAGGCCACCGCTTCCACCCGGGCCAACAAGTGGGAAAAGAGTCGCTTTATGGGGCGGGAGCTTTATCGCAAGACCTTGGGGATCATCGGTACCGGCAACATTGGCGCTCTGGTGGTGGAGCGGTTTCAGGCCTTGAAAATGCGGGTGCTGGCTTACGATCCTTTTATCTCCAAGGAGCGGGCCGAGGATATGGGGATTGAGCTGGCCCCCACCCTGGAAGAGTTTTGGCCCCGGGTGGATGTCCTGACGATACACACCCCCTTGACCCCCAACACCCGTCATGTGGTCAATGCGTCGGCTTTTGAGCAGATGAAGGAAGGGGTGATTGTGATCAACTGCGCCCGAGGGGGGGTGGTGGACGAAAAAGCCCTCTACGACGCTCTGAAGTCGGGCAAGGTGTTTGCAGCCGGGCTTGATGTGTATGAAAAAGAGCCTGCCAAGGATAATCCTCTTTTTGAGTTCGACAATGTGGTTTTCACCCCCCACCTGGGAGCCAGCACCAAAGAGGCCCAGGTGAATGTGGCGGTACAGATCGCCGAGCAGATTTCTGATTATCTGCTCAAGGGCAGCGTACAAAACGCCCTCAACATCCCTTCGGTCTCCGAAGAGGAGCTTCCCGCCATGCGTCCCTATCTGAACCTGGGGGACAAGCTCGGGACGACTCTGGGGCAGCTGACCGAATCCGGCGTCAAACGCGTCGTGGTCTCCTATGAAGGAGAAGTGACCCAGCTCAATCGCAAGCCCATCACCAACACCATCCTCAACAGCCTGCTGGCACCCATGCTGGAGACCGGGGTCAACATGGTCAACGCCCCCGTCATTGCCGAGGAGCGGGGGATTGAAGTGGTGGAAACCACCAAAAGCCGCTCCAAACGGGGCTTCACCGCTCAGATCAACGTCACCATCACCACCGAAAAGCGGGAGCGGTGTATCTCCGGCGCGGTGTTCCACGATGGTGAGCCCCGGGTGGTGGCCATGAACGAGGTCCCCATCGAAGCCACCCCCGAGGGGAACCTCCTGTTTATCGCCAATCAGGATACGCCTGGCTTGATCGGTAAGGTGGGGACGATTCTGGGTGAAAATGATATCAACATCGCCAACTTCCACCTGGGCCGCCAAAAAGCAGGGGGACGCGCCATCGCTTTCATCAACATCGACCAGGATGTGCCCGAAAAGGTGATGACTGCCTTGAAGCAGCTGGACAACGTGCTGGAGGTGAAGCTGGTTCGGTATTGA
- a CDS encoding regulatory protein RecX, translating to MVNKGDRRGGPSKKSLSERSGAKPRLPLSQSDDQPEWTSTPLDQPDSNFDPTDAPDSKSIEPDYRPVYDQAVRLLSRRPHGEAELRQKLLRSQRDPQAIQLAIHRCRELGYLDDRAYAQSLVRNRLGMKGWGPQKIRAELRHKGVEENLSREVVADLLGEADLVELARKALIKRFGSGPKLAHQGDWSQPEETVAGFDGEEAKEWQEEGVGMDDPRKSYAAKARQRKKRYDFLARRGFDPETIRRALE from the coding sequence ATGGTCAATAAGGGAGATCGAAGGGGTGGCCCCAGCAAAAAAAGCCTCTCTGAACGATCTGGCGCCAAACCCCGGTTGCCTCTCTCCCAAAGCGATGATCAGCCCGAATGGACTTCCACGCCCCTGGATCAGCCGGATTCAAACTTTGACCCAACCGATGCCCCTGATTCAAAATCCATTGAGCCCGATTACCGCCCCGTTTACGATCAGGCGGTTCGACTGCTCAGTCGCAGGCCCCACGGTGAGGCGGAGCTTAGGCAAAAACTCCTGCGTTCCCAAAGGGATCCCCAAGCCATTCAGCTGGCGATCCACCGCTGTCGGGAGCTGGGCTATCTGGATGACCGGGCCTATGCCCAATCCCTGGTTCGCAATCGTCTGGGGATGAAAGGGTGGGGGCCGCAAAAAATCCGTGCCGAGCTACGACACAAGGGAGTAGAAGAAAATCTCTCCAGGGAGGTCGTGGCCGATCTTCTGGGTGAGGCCGACTTGGTGGAACTCGCCAGAAAAGCGCTGATCAAACGGTTTGGATCAGGCCCGAAGCTTGCACACCAGGGGGATTGGAGCCAACCTGAAGAGACAGTGGCTGGTTTTGATGGGGAAGAGGCCAAAGAGTGGCAAGAGGAGGGTGTTGGGATGGACGACCCTCGAAAGAGCTATGCCGCCAAAGCCAGGCAGCGTAAAAAACGGTATGATTTTCTGGCCCGTCGGGGTTTTGATCCCGAAACGATTCGGCGGGCTTTGGAGTGA
- the thiD gene encoding bifunctional hydroxymethylpyrimidine kinase/phosphomethylpyrimidine kinase, with translation MTGREAQKVGRILVVAGSDPTSGAGLQADLKTITALGGYALTAVTAVTVQDSAKVHRVVPLNPELVQAQIEAVLGDIGADVIKIGMLATPGIVEMVADLLDRHADLPVIADPVLAGTGGGTLLDGPGLDLFREKLLPRLTLITPNLSEAARLTGLPVDHLAQMKPAAQKLATYGCSVLITGGHLPGEEVVDLLQRGTRSHSFSAPRLPGAGFHGTGCVLTSAIAAGMAGGLSLEAAVELGRKVVRNAIIQSLPLGGGQRLLNVEDLQD, from the coding sequence ATGACTGGTAGGGAAGCGCAAAAAGTGGGGCGTATTTTGGTCGTAGCCGGTTCTGATCCCACCTCCGGGGCTGGATTGCAGGCGGATCTGAAAACCATCACCGCCTTGGGCGGCTATGCCCTCACAGCCGTCACCGCCGTGACTGTTCAGGATAGCGCCAAGGTCCATCGGGTGGTGCCCCTGAATCCGGAATTGGTCCAGGCCCAAATCGAAGCGGTTTTGGGGGATATCGGCGCGGATGTGATCAAAATCGGCATGCTGGCCACCCCGGGGATTGTCGAAATGGTGGCTGATCTCCTGGACCGCCATGCCGATCTGCCCGTGATCGCCGATCCGGTTCTGGCCGGTACCGGTGGTGGCACCCTGCTGGATGGCCCGGGGCTTGATCTCTTCCGGGAAAAACTATTACCTCGCCTCACCCTGATAACCCCCAATCTTTCCGAAGCGGCACGCCTCACCGGTCTGCCGGTTGATCATCTGGCCCAGATGAAACCAGCCGCACAAAAGCTGGCGACCTACGGCTGTAGTGTGCTGATCACCGGGGGACATCTGCCGGGGGAGGAGGTGGTCGATCTGCTTCAACGGGGTACTCGCAGCCACTCTTTTTCCGCCCCCCGCCTGCCCGGAGCAGGGTTTCACGGCACCGGCTGCGTGCTCACATCCGCAATTGCTGCGGGGATGGCTGGGGGGCTTTCCCTGGAGGCGGCGGTTGAGCTGGGTCGAAAAGTGGTTCGAAATGCCATTATCCAAAGCCTCCCTTTGGGCGGTGGGCAGCGTTTATTGAATGTCGAAGACCTTCAGGATTGA
- a CDS encoding tetratricopeptide repeat protein, with the protein MNIPSLKEFGSETGNDMSQQADDSKSAVNQIDPQARAALQKGIALHQAGQLQEALQWYQKVLKIEPGHGVALCNAGGIYQQGGQLDQAIVCFQKAVASQPGYFQGHMSLGNALSQKNNIPGALAAYRQALNLKPDHPAALKKLGIALRKESQPDQAAGMLQKALSIKPDDPGVLRHLGFVLMDLGLVNTKHEILCTWTFPKRSSKKSSPFSRVRGAMFH; encoded by the coding sequence ATGAATATACCCAGCCTCAAGGAATTCGGGTCGGAAACAGGTAACGACATGTCTCAACAGGCTGACGATTCAAAATCTGCAGTTAACCAGATCGACCCCCAGGCGCGTGCCGCCTTGCAAAAAGGGATCGCCCTCCACCAGGCAGGTCAGCTGCAAGAGGCGTTGCAGTGGTATCAAAAGGTTCTGAAAATCGAACCGGGTCATGGGGTGGCCCTCTGCAACGCGGGGGGGATTTATCAGCAGGGAGGCCAGCTGGATCAGGCCATTGTCTGTTTCCAAAAGGCGGTTGCCAGCCAGCCGGGCTATTTTCAGGGCCACATGAGCCTGGGCAATGCCCTGAGCCAAAAAAATAATATACCAGGGGCTCTTGCCGCCTATCGCCAAGCCTTAAACCTGAAACCAGACCATCCAGCCGCCCTAAAAAAGCTCGGGATCGCCCTCAGAAAAGAGAGCCAACCCGATCAAGCTGCTGGCATGCTGCAAAAAGCCCTCTCCATCAAACCCGACGACCCTGGAGTCTTGCGACATCTGGGTTTTGTGTTGATGGATCTAGGGCTTGTTAACACAAAACATGAGATACTGTGCACATGGACATTCCCGAAGCGCAGTTCAAAAAAATCGAGTCCCTTTTCCCGCGTCAGAGGGGCAATGTTTCACTGA